The sequence GAGATGCCCCTTCTTCCCTTAACGCAGGAAAAGCTAAGATTTCAAGAAACGCTTCCCATAATCAAAGAAATGCAACTTCTCTAATTCAAAAAGGTCTGGATGTTGAGATGCTCCTTCTTCCATTAACGCAGGCAAAGCTAGATTTCAAGAAACGCCTCCCATTATCAAAGACAAGCAACTTATTTAATTCAAAAAGGTATGAATGTTGACATGCTCCTTCTCCCCTTAACGCAGGCAAAGCTAAGATTTCAAGAAATGCTTCCCATAATCAGAGAAATGCAACTTCTTTAATTCAAAGAGGTCTGGATGTTGACATGCTCCTTCTTCCCGTAACGCAGGCAAAGCTAAGATTTCAAGAAAAGCTTCCCATTATCAAAGAAATGCAACTTCTTTAATTCAAGAAGGTCTGAAGCCAAGGACAACGCAAAATATCAGGGCTAATGAAGCATATCTATCATGTTCCTCAGACCAACAATATGTCGTACTAAAAGGGGGTTAGAAAAGACAATTGTTTCACAACCCTAATCTAAATCGGAGAAAGACAAAGTGGTTGGATTAGcaacagaaaaaataaaataaaataaaataaagaaatccGGCTCAACAGTGTGAAGGAGGAGAACAATAAATCCAAATTTCAAGAAAATCAAGAATCCAGGAAAGAGGGGAAGGTGAAgaaaaaaagcagaaaaacaataTAAGAGAAGAAGCAACGGTTGGATCAAGAAGAGGTCAGAGAGACGAGGTCAGCTGTTTCGCGTACCGTCGCCATCGGGCGTAGGACGCCGGAGATCTTCGATTCTAAAGAGTTTGAAGGAAGGGAGAATATTGAGCTCAATCGTTCGAAGTCACGGTAGGTTTATCTCTTCCTCCACCAACGGTGGGatgtgggagagagagagaccgcgGTGGTAGAGTGCACACGCTCGATATTTTGAAATTTAGGATGCACCGAAAATGCCCCAACCAAGGATACAATTTACAAGTTTGGTTCAAGAACATAAAGttccgtgtgtgtgtgtgtgtgtatgtgtgtgtgtgtgtgtgtgtgtgtgtgtgtgtgtgagagagagagagagagagagagagagagagaggcatgaAATTTTGGGTTCATTCTAATTTATCCTCCAGAAAGATATAATAATATATCCAAAACATTAGTTGTTTCTTAAGAATGCTGGGAGTTGAAAATTATGAAAAGATACCTAACTCCCTACATATGAAAATTATGCAGACAATAAGCGACTATAAATAAATAGGTTCGGCATTttgtatacatacacatactaATACACACATATAAtgcatattaaaaataaattaataaaaagtcaaaaaattgGATGATAAGAAAGATAAAGCTGTTCAAACTTGGCTCGAGTTGGATCTGAGCCTAACTTCAGCTGTTCAAGATCGGTTTGCATATGCTCTAAGCCCTGCTTTCATTGAAATAAGTTAAGTTTTCCTATTGTTTTGTAAATAACGCATGTCCAAATTTGACTCATTTATAAGTCAAGCTCCAAATTTTGTTGGAGCTCAGCTCACTTTCTAACTAAGCTAGGTCTGGACTAAGccaaaaatataatcaacataAACTCAATATGAGCCATTGCATTAGACCAGTGAAAAGTAATATATATGAGCCGCTAATATTAATGGCCTAAGAGAAGGTGTTTCCGAGGCCCAATCATTAGTCTTCcaggaagaaagggaggaaaaaaaaaaaagaaagaaaaggagaaaacaacaatgtaaaaagaaaaaatggcacaGCCAAATATTGATAATAAGGGAAAACAAGATACTCAAcaggagatatatatatatatatatatatatatatatatatatatatatatatatatatatatatatatatatatatatatattcctgtAAGCTTTTTATTCCATAGTTCAGATCATCCTCGGACTATTGCTTCATGCTgtagggaaagaaaagaaactcaAGTTGCAATTCATACATTCGATCTATCATCAGCCTCGTTGGAAAAGCTTGTCCTTGTTCTCATCAATGATCAAATATCCAAATATCCATGGAGTTTCTTAACGGGTCAGTAATTGACATGTTGCATATAGTTAACGAGTCAGATGGAGTGGAATTGGTAGTTCTCAAAGCCTCGTCTGACTCAATGGTTGTTCTACCTCGAACAAAGTATGCAGGCGTTGAAGGCGTTGGAAGAGTCACGGAATGATTGCTCAGCATGAGAACCACCGATGCCATGCGAGGTCTTTTCCTCATATCTTCCTGAGTACAGAGTAATCCTATGTGAATGCATGTCAAAGCTTCTTGCCTATGGTACAGCTCACCTAGGCTGTGATCCATTATTTCCAACGCCTGTCCTTTGCTCCAGTGCTCCCATGCCTATTTAAGAAACAATCAACAAGATTAGCCATAATAAAAGAATAAGCTTGGAGAGATTACAGAATGCAATTTATAATCCCTATCTTTTGCTTCACGTCTTGGTAATGACTAAGATTCATTAAGAGGCAGTCCATACAAAGCTTAGGAGATTTGTAGAATCCCCTGATCCATGGAAGTCGCTGATCCTTTGACCGGTCGCAATTTCTAGAATTAAAACTCCAAAGCTAAATACATCTGATTTATTTGAAAAGTACCCTTGCATTGCATACTCGGGTGCCATGTATCCACTGCACACCATCAAGCAATTGTCATTTGTTAAACCAACAACAGTGTTAAGTGCCATAAATAAAATTAAGGGAAAAATAGATATGAAGGAAAATTCTATTAGTTCAATAGATTATCATAATAGCAAAGACTAATAACGTTTGCTAGGTATTACACAATGATCAAAATCTTGATTAGGATAAGGAAGTTAATGAGGCTTTTAGCATACTTTGTCTCGGCAATTTTACTAGTGCTTCCATGTTCTTTCTCAGACTCGGAGAGCTTTGCAAGACCAAAGTCTGAAATCTTAGGATTCATATGCTGATCTAACAAGATGTTACTTGCTTTTAGATCCCGATGAATAATCTTGAGGCGAGAATCTTGGTGCAGGTAAAGAAGCcctcttgcaattccttcaaTAATGTTATAGCGCTTTCCCCAGTCTAGAAGTCCACGTTTGATGGGATCGGTAGCATCCAAGTAAAATCTAGTCAAAGCATATATATAATGATGCCATAATGATCAAATTAGAGAGAAGAATGAGGTTTTTGGCTTAATTCAACGTTGTCCTGTAAAATGATACCATAATATAAACCAAATTATatcaattagaaaaaaaatatatttggacTTGTCTTTGCCCAGCTCAAAATTCTATATGATTTGTCCCATACGGTATACTAAAATAGAGACTACTGCTACTTACCAACCTCCATTTACCGCTCAGTTCACCAGTCTGACATGAAAGTTGGTAATTGACTCAATAGGACTCATGAATAGAGCAATgacagttttttttaaaaaaagaaaagaggaacatAGTGGCAGTTTCTACTACAGGAAAAACTATCTTTTTCGACTTTTGGCTGCCGACGCTAAGTAGAAGCATCGGTAATTTTTGCTAAGCgccaaaatttgccgacgctttagaaagcgtcAGTAGGTCTGGCttaagacgacgcttataagcatcgcgaAAATCATAAGGTTAAAACGaggcttataagcgtcgtcggaagccgTTGTGAGTAAAGATCTTGCTTGGGCCGACGCttaaatttgccgacgctttagaaagcgtcAGTAGGTCtggcctaagacgacgcttataagcgtcgcgaAAATCATAAGGCTAAAACGACGCTTATAAACGTCGTCGGAAGCCGTTGTGGGTAAAGATCTTGCATGGGCCAACGCTTTTAAGGTCGGCGGAAGCCatctccctttttttcttcttttcctccaaacgacgctttagaaagcATCGTCGGAGGCCATTATCCCCCCTCCTCGCTGCAAATTCCTAACCCCTTGCCTCCCGATCCCTCACCCCTCTAGCCGCCTGCCTCTCCTTACAAATCTCTAACCCCCTCCCaagaagcgagagagagagagagagagcggccaTGCTTCATAGATAGTTCGATGGagcttcttccctcttctccggcgtcggcttcatgccttctcaggccacccaggcccccgatccctcctccttctcccccgCCAAGGTACCcaacgcctctctctctctatagagATCGCGATCTCGATGTCTCGACCTCTGAATCCTTGTTCTCGATCGTGCTCTCAATCTTAGATTCGCGGAGCTCAGGGCGCTGTCCCGCTGATCGTAAAGCAGATCGCCGAAGCCTTCTCGCCTCGCTCTAGGACGAGATCCGCGCCCTCCGGTCCTAGCAGTCCCGCCCGGAGCCGGAGTCCGGCACCCCGAACTGGATCTGCGCCGGCCTCGCCCAGATTGAGCTCCTCCACGCCTCCCtcgacgacctcctccagcTCCCCCAAGCCCAGGACACCCTCCACCGCCGCTCCTCCACACCCTGGACCGACCGCCTCCTCGACGACTTCCTCCGCTTCGCCGATGCCTATGGCTCCTTCCGATCCATCCTCATCTCCCTCAAAGAAACCCAGTCCGAGCTCCAGACCGCCATCCGGCGGCACGACGAGGCTCGGGTCGCATCCTCCGTCCGGTCCCAAAAAAGAATCCAGAAAGATCTCGCCAAGCTCGCCATTTCCATTCAAGAAGCATCCAGATCGCCCGCCCCCGCACTGACAGCGGATGCGGCGGAGATGGCGGGGATCATGAGGGAGGCGACGGTGGCCACGGCGATGGCGGGGATCATGAGAGAGGTGACGGCGGCCACGGCGATGGCTTCGGCGGCGGTTTTCTTGGGGATCGGGGCGGTTTCCTCCTCCGCGTCGGAATCCAAGAGATAAGGAGATTTCGCTTGTGGGATCTTTAGATTTGAGAGGCAGGAGATGCCCCCCTCAGGTTGCggtaagaaaatatatttttatattttttttctttaaaaaaaattataacgaCTCGTCGCTAACTTAAAAAGAGTTAAACCCGACGCCTTAAAGCGTTGGTAGACGGATTTTagtgacgcttttaagcgttgcTAAAAATAACCTTTAGCAACGCTTTTCAAACGcgtcagcaattttttttccacCCCGACATAGCCGACGCTTAGAAAAATTaccgacacttataagcgtcggtaaaagcctTAAAAAACGTCGCCAAAGCCCCTTTTTCTTGTAATGTTtactttgttaaaaaaaatgcaagattTATGTAGGATGAAAAAATGTATGTCAAAAATACCGATTAGAAATTTGTCGAGGCTTGTATTTGGGAGAAACCCGTAGACGAGtagcttctctttttcttccaggCAACAACCTAACAGCCTCACGAGATTTCTGTGTTCAAGCTTAGCAACAAAATCAATCTCATTTCTCAACTCCGGAAGTCCTTGCTGTGAACTTCTGGAAAGTCTTTTCACAGCTATTTCCTGGCCATCTGATAGTTTTTCCTGTTGCGAATACAGCAGAAAACAGGAAAGAGTGTGTGTTGTATTTAAATTGAATGGAATTAAGCTATGTTCCCGATATAAATTAGAAATAGAGTAGGTTCCAGACTTAAAGTCCTATGTTAATTGTACCTTATAAACTGGACCAAATCCACCTTCTCCGAGTTTGTTTGTCTCGCAGAAGTCATCAGTAGCGGCTCTAAGTGTGCCCAAATCGAAATACAGAGCTCCAATGTCTTTATTTTCCTCACCTTCAATAATATCCGGTCGCCATGGAACAGCATGAGAGCTTTTTAACGAAAGAAAAAGTGCTTGCGTCCTGTTTTGAAGCCGTACAAATTAAACCGGACGTATGCAATACTTACGGGATACTTTTAAAAATGTTCTCCTCCTCCATGAACAGATGAAAATGGCTGAGAGGACCACCAACGGGATGACCAAGGCTACGTTCTTTTTCCCTGATCCAAATGCTAATATTTTAATTAAGCTCATCTCGTCAGAAATATAACAGCCCACGGTTCACATAAGAAGCCAAGGAGGGCATATTGTTAATGTCATTCGTTTTCGTCTTAGATTCCTTCGGACTTTGTTTGTTTTGGACTTTTGGGCCCATCAAGCTTTATGTTGAGTCCAGCCCGGAATATTGATGAGTTCATGGGCTGGCTATGAATGCATGCTAATTGGGAAGAAAGAAAGCGAGCTTCGGCATTACCTGAGTCCTTTCCTCTAGGCGGCGGAGCGCCGGGATCCACCTCCGGTGCTGGCGGAGTCAGTGGTGCAGCCCCGACAGATTGATTATTGAAAGAGTACGTCGCGTGCCCGTGAAGCAGCTGTAAGCCACCGTCACCGCTTCAATGCTCCGTGGGAAGTAAGTCGACATGATGTTCACCGACCGCTGCAGGCACTGGTGGCAGTCATCCTCCGATTGATCCTCGTGCACTGCACTAGTCCTATTGACCTTTCTTGTGGCAAACAGCCGCGCCGACCTGTATGCCGCCCGCTCTGTTAAGTTAGTCATCAGGTTTCCCACCTGTCCTCCTGAGTCTTCTGGCTCAAGGATTTTTCTTGTTCCCTTCAAATCAGCGTTAAAATCATCCAATAAAATATTGCATGTCAGGTACAAGGCTCTCGTTACCGGTGAAAAGCAGGTTTTAGAGATAATGCTGGATTACGGGTTGCAAGTTTGCGTCAGAATAGCCAACATGAGAGGAATTAGTTGTTGAACTacatcaaatattttaaaattttgaaaatcaaattGGTCAACAGTCAGGTGTCAAGCATCCACGCATAAGCAAAGAAGCAAACATGGAAAAATTCCTAAAGAAAGCTGTTGCTAGAAAAGTGAACTCGGGGGCGACCAGTGGCTGAAAAGGAGAAGCTCCGGCGTGAGATGGCGGGTGacggtccgtcggcgagcggcgtcctccggaggAGCTGCAAAAAACCAGTGGCCggagtttccggcgccggccctccgatgccaaTGTCATAGGGGCTAATgtgtagagggagagagagtatTTTCTGGTTCTCCAGAGTTCAGGCCCCTCTAAGAGGGAGgggttttccttttatagaggggtacaGGATTACCTGCGATGTGATGGGGCGAACGGGTTACCGTCATAATTGAGCATGATCATGTGAATTAATGTACGATCGTGTGAGATCAGGCCGGAGCCAGTGAGTCGTCGTGGCTGATCGGACGTGGCTGAGTGGGCCAACTGCTTATCGTGGAGAGCTTGAGATCCGTAGACAGcatgcgcattgattgttgagtgagccggagattagcagaggccatgcgcattaattgttgagtgattcgaagatcagcagaggccatgcgcattaattgttgagcgagccggagatcagcagaggccgtgcgcattaattgttgcagggcatggtccccggtcgagctgcagaaggatgtgaccgTAGAGGGTGGATAGTGAGGTCGGGCTTCCGAGGTCAAGAATGCTGAGGTCGGGTGCCCGGGTcgggtgtctcggagtcgagcgCCTAGCAGGGCGCCAGGTCGGGGGCCCTGAGGTCGGGCCTCTGGTGGGGCGTCTTGAAGTCGGACGCCTTCAGGTCTAGTAcctccaggtcgggcgcctccaggtcgggtGTCGGTGATGCATTCATGCGTTTTGGGGTAGTCCGTTTTTTtctaacactaccccccgacttccaagTCCGAGCCGCTTACGAGCTCGGACGAAAGAAGTAGTTACCTTTATTGTATTAATGGGGGCTAGTAAGCCTTAAATTATTTCGGCGTCCCGCATGCTTTGGGGCATCCTTAATGAGGGGAGACGGGGCGACGCCCTTTCGCCTTTTGAGATTGCCTCgcatcgtgggctcatgatggggctccgGAATCCGATGGGACGCCGTCTTGATTCTGTATTTAAAGCGTCGATTCAAATTAAATATGTCGTTTCGGTCTTTGGAGCTGACACGTGGCACGATCCGGACGGAAGGCAGGATCCAGACTCGAAGGATATGGGCCGTCGGGAGGTCCTATATAAACCTCAGATCTGGCCCTAAAAGTTCTTATTTGGCCGTCGCATTCGTTGCTCCCCCTTCCTCCTTCGTCTCTTTTCTCCTTTCACAGTCGCGAATGAGCCTTCCCGGCGGCGCCCTGAGGCGGTTTCCGGCGACTTCACAGTAGGTTATTTTTCCACGTTGGTTCGggggatccttcttcttcttcttcttatttccttcgtttcttgttttcttctttgtctttcctTTTCTGGGATGGGTCGTGGTCCAGGTGAGGTCGGATCTAGCCTGACTGAGGAGGAACTGAAGCTAGTCCGTTCCCGATTTTTCTTCCGGCTCGGATTTTGTCTCGACCCTGCGGGGTCGGAGAACCGGATGATGAGACCTCCtccaggtcggatcggggtgtacgttgagacactctgggccggcctacggttttctcttcacgagttcgtgaacgaGTTGCCGGTGGcgtaccagctcgtcccagcACAACTCGCTctgaactcgtggaggaccatcatCGGGTTCCTATCCCTTTGCCTTGCGCATGGGATACCGACCTCGGTGAATATCTTCCGCCGGTGCTTCATGTTGAAGTCAAACCCGGCggacggggagtggctctatCTCGCCTTCCGAGGTGGTAGGCCACTTTTccgaggtgccccttcctccatccatgagtggaaggggaggtttttcttcctttcctccgaGCTCACGTGGGGAtttgacccgaggtgggggcatccccggctgaaggccctcaataAGCTCCCCCAGCTTTCGGCGGACGAGCAGAGGGTTCTCGACGCTCTGCATGGCCTCGGGGAGGATATCCTTCTGACCGACCTCCTGAGCGAGGAGGCCCTGGTGAACgtcggcttgagctcggcgcacCATGAGGGTAAGAGCAGTCGTGCtgctccttcttcatcttggtgtCTTTTGTCttattcatttcttttcttctttttttggtgcTGATCTGATACTTAgaaattttctcttcttttcagaCATTCCCAACATGGTGACCAGCAACACCATGCTTTTCGCCTGACTGAAGAGGAGGGCGGCCGAGGCTGGCGGGGCTCTTCCCGAGCCCAGAAAGAAGGCCAGATCAGCCTCAACTCCTTCTCCTGCTGAGGCGAGGGGCTCTGGGGCCGGAACGTCCGGATCTGCCCGGGAAAGGGCCCCAGCCGCCGAGCACACGAGCACGGGTTCCAGGAGGGCGACGGACTCGGCGCCTCCAGCCTGCCCTGCCCCCATCTCTCAACGAGCAGGTTGGCCGGTCGTCCGTATGCAGCGCTCGGGTCCCGAGTCGAGCAGGGGCCCTGGGGTCCCGGGTGGGTCTCGTCCTGCCGTTGTGAGCCCGGgcaggccgagctcgtcggggGCCACCTTTTCGAGCTCTTCTGGGGTTGGAGATCACTCCGAAAGGGGGGCCGACGACCCGTAGTCTCCCATCCACGAGGGCAGTTCGGCCCTCCGCGATAGCGATGTCGCGCGCGAGGTATTTCGCCGCGCGTTGCTCCCAGccgaccgggccgagttcgaaTCCGTCAGTCTCGGTGATCTTGTCGACCAAACTTATTGTAATGCTGTCCGGGTAAGTTGCCTTCTCGTGTTTGCTTCGGTTATTGACATTTCTTTCACTTTCACTTATCGTTATTTTTCCTGCAACATCTCCATGAGATCGACACGCTGGTGTTCATAGCTTCAGAATGCCAGAATGAGGCTCGGAGGGGCCAAAGGCAGCTGGAGATGGCCGAGAAGAGGCTTGCCGATTTTGAGGCCATGCGGCTGGAGGCCGTTGCGCGGGTGGAGGCTACCGAGGCCGAGCGGCGATCGGCAGTCGATCAACTCGAAGAGAAGAGGGCAGCACACACTTTGGCGAGGTCAGAGTTGCGCGCCTCCGAAGCGCGTCTGGCCGAGGCCCGTGCCGAAGCCGCTGGCTACAAATATGAGGGCGGGGTTCTCCGCCTGAAGGTCGAGCAGGCCGAGGTCCGAGAGAAGAGGGCACTGGAATAGGCCCGGGATGCGGTGGAACTCTTCAAGGGATCAGAAAAGTTCCGCGATCTGATGGAGGAGGCCGTGGACGGATTCCTCCGGGGCTTCGAAAACTTCCGGAGGCAGATGCAACGGTTCTGCCCCCAGCTCGATCTCACGGGCATTCGGCCAAGGATGGGGATCGGCACGGAGAGCGAGGCTGATGTTTCTGCTATCCTCGAGGCTGAGTTGGAGGTTGTCAAGGCCGAGACTGACGCGGCCGAGCAAGCGGCTCAAGAGACTCCCTCTAGGAAAGTTGCCGGGGGCGTTCCCGAGGCTACTGACGAAGCCCCGTCTGAGGCCGTCACGGAAGGTCCTGAGCCAATTCCCACCGAGGACCCCCGAGTGATCATCATGGATGACCCCGAGGTCGGTGCCGATGAAGCCGCGGCCTCTTAGGACTTagcctcctctttttctttgttctctttTTTGTAAATGAGGTCGGCCTTCGAATACGGCCGAACCTCAATTTTGGACTTGGCCTTCGGGCCTTTATCAATGAAGAGCTTTCTTTTTCTAAACTTGTGCCTGTTTCTATTTGCGTAGTAGATAAACCTTTATTTTGGCTGCTTGAGTTGGATTCCTTTTTGGCGAAtttcttcaagtcttcaagctcggcTAAGTCTTTAGACTTAGATTCCGGTAGAATTCGCTAAGCTGTTAGGCTTTTAGCTCTAAGAGGGATCATGTTAAGGCTTTAAGCTTAGACTTTAGGAGAACTCGCTAAGTCTTTGAGCTCGGGCTCTGAAGAAGTCCCGCTAGGCCTTTAGGTTTGTCCTCTGGAAAAATTTTGCTAAGTCCCTGGGCTCGGCTTCTAGAATAAGCTTGCCGAAGTTTCGAGCTCGGGCTCCAAAGATAACATTGGCCGAGGTCAGGCTATCGTTGGAGCTTTCATGCTTTTTGATCTCGAACCTGGTCGGAGTGCCGTCAGGTAAAATTAGAGCTTATAGTGAGTGACTTGGCACTTCCGAGCTGGGCCAGAATATCGTCAGGTGGAGCTCGAGGTCGTCGTTACAGGCCGTCTCGGCTTGAGTCGACGTTCGGACTTGACTGGGTCTGCGTAGGTACTACCCTGTCGTTGAAGGCCTCGGGGAGTCATTCTCCCATACAGAACAGTATCATATCTGCAGGTGAGTCATTCTCCCATACATAACATCAATCCATGTTTTGGAGATTCTTTGCTTTGTTT is a genomic window of Phoenix dactylifera cultivar Barhee BC4 chromosome 4, palm_55x_up_171113_PBpolish2nd_filt_p, whole genome shotgun sequence containing:
- the LOC103697911 gene encoding cysteine-rich receptor-like protein kinase 10, whose product is MSLIKILAFGSGKKNVALVIPLVVLSAIFICSWRRRTFLKVSREENKDIGALYFDLGTLRAATDDFCETNKLGEGGFGPVYKEKLSDGQEIAVKRLSRSSQQGLPELRNEIDFVAKLEHRNLVRLLGCCLEEKEKLLVYGFLPNTSLDKFLLDATDPIKRGLLDWGKRYNIIEGIARGLLYLHQDSRLKIIHRDLKASNILLDQHMNPKISDFGLAKLSESEKEHGSTSKIAETNGYMAPEYAMQGYFSNKSDVFSFGVLILEIATGQRISDFHGSGDSTNLLSFAWEHWSKGQALEIMDHSLGELYHRQEALTCIHIGLLCTQEDMRKRPRMASVVLMLSNHSVTLPTPSTPAYFVRGRTTIESDEALRTTNSTPSDSLTICNMSITDPLRNSMDIWIFDH